The Nocardioides ginsengisegetis region CTCGCGTTCGACGTCGAGATGGGCGGCAAGGCGATCTGGCCAGCGGTCGTGGCCGCCTCCGCCGGACGCCCCCTTGGCCTCGACGACGCGGTCGAGGAGCTTCGTCAGGACGTGATCCGCACGGTCGGGGCGTCGCACCCCGGGCGCACGACCGACACCTGGGCCCGCACCGTGGACCTGTTGCTCGGCGACGACGCCGCAGATCAGCTGGAGCGCGACCGCTTCAGCGATGCCCTGACCCGGCTGTTCGCCGATGCCTTCCTGTCGGCCCTGGCAGCTGAAGTGCTGGGCGAGGACGCCGGGACGAGGGTGCGGCTCGCGGGCCTCGGACCGTGGTTGTCCGCGACCTTGCCCGAGGGCACACCGCCGGGCACCGAGTGGCTGGCGAGCGGTGAGGTGATCGCGGCGGCCGAACGCCTTGTCGACGGATTGGCGCCGCTCCAGAGGATCGCAGTGGCAGCCCGCCACGCCATCTCCTACGAGGAGGACCCTGAGTACGCGCGCGTCGTGGACATGCTCATGGGTTGGGCCGTGACGTCCGCTGCCTGCGCACCGGTCATCTCAGGCACGTCGCGTTGGTGGTCGTCTTGCCTGACCTCGGCGCTCACGCACCGGATGCGGCTCTCGCCCGACGAGGTCGAGGTGTTCGCGCGTTCGGCCGCCGACCTCGCGCCCGAGCTCCTCGACCTCCTCCACAGCCCCATCTGAATGAGCGCGCGAGCAGGGGGTTTCACCGGAACTGGGTGAGGGACAGGACGTTCCCGTCGGGATCGGCGAACCACGCGACACGATCGCCGTTCGGGGTTGTCCACACGCCGTGGGCGTCCTGCCCCATGCCGTCGTAGCGAGCGAATGCGACCCCGCGGGATTCCAGTCGCGCGACGATCTCACTGATGTCCATCACCCGCCAGCCGAGCACGGTGTAGCCCGGGTGGGCGACCTCGGCGACGGCCGTGACGCGCAGCATCGTGCCATGGGCATCGAACACGCATGCGTACGCGCTCTCATCGACAACGGGGAGCCCCAGCGTGGCCTCGTAGAAGGAACGGGCCCTAGCCAGGTCCGTCGTCGAAGCGAAAGCAATCACGTCGCTGGCTGCTAACACGGTGGACCCCTCCGTCGGCACAGGCTGGCAATCGAGTGTGTCGCATCAACGCCTCGCTCGGCAGTCGACTCCCGGCAGGGAAGTTCGACGCACGAGAGTGCTTGTCGTTCGAACGTCTGTTCGATACAATGAGTCATGGCTCTCGGACCCGTCGACGCTCCCGGTGACATCCTCACTGCGGCCGAGCGCGCGCTCCGGGCCAAGCGCGCCGCCGAGGCCGAGATCCTGTGTCTGGCCGTCGCCTGGGCCGACCAGCACCCGGGCGAGACCATCGGACAGTTCGGTTACACGCCGCGCGGCGGCGAGCAGGCGGTCCGGATGGGTGGTGAGGGCACGCCCGAGGTCGCCGACCTCTGCCCCGCCGAGCTCGGCCTGAGCCTGGAGATCCATCCCATCGCCGCGCGCCACCTGATCGCGGACGCGCTCGACCTTCGGCATCGGCTACCCAGCTTCTGGACCGCCGTCGTCCACCACCTCGCGATGCCCGACTGGGTGGCCCGCAAGGTCGCGTCCCTCACGCGTGGCCTGACGTCGCTGCAAGTCGCCGAGGTCGACCGCGCCCTGGCCGACGTCGCCGCCACCCTGCCGCCGTCACGGCTGCTCCGCACCGTCGAGGCGATGGTGCTGGCCGCCGACAACGAGACGGCCGACCGCGAGCGCGAGGGAGCCACTGACACCCGCTTCGCCACCCTCGACCGCGAGCCGAAGGCCGGCAACCGTCACCTCTACGCCCGGCTCGAGGACACCGACGCGCTGGCCCTCGACGCGACGATCTCCCGCGTCGCCGAGCTGCTGGCCGCCGAGGGCGACGAGGCGGCGATCGACGTACGTCGCTCCAGAGCGCTGGGCATCCTTGCCAACCCCGAGCACGCGTCCGAGCTGCTCGCGGGTCGCCGCCCGTCGACACCACACGGTGCCCCGGCCGTCCTCTACCTCCACCTGACCGAGACCGACTTCACCCGCGACGCGGACGGGGTCGCCCGCTTCGAGCAGGACGGCCCGATCACGCTGGCCCACGCGCGCCACATCCTGGGTCACCGGCACGTCACCATCAAGCCGGTCATCGACCTCACCCAGGAGCTCTCGTCCGACGCCTACGAGTTCACCGGCTCCCTGCGTGAGGCGGTGCTGCTGCGCACGCCGGCCGACTGCTTCCCCTACGCCGTGGCCACCACCGGCCGCCGCGACGTCGACCACTCCGTCCCCTTCGACCCGCACGGCCCTCCCGGACAGACCAACACCGGCAACGGCGGCCCGTTGACCCGACATCACCACCGCATCAAGACCCATGGCCGGATGAGCGTGCGGCAACCCTGGCCCGGCCTCTACGTCTGGCGCACACCTCACCGCCGCTACCGCGTGACCGACCACCGCGGCACCCGCACGATCTCGACCCACATCGGCGACTGTCTCTTCGACGGCGACGACATCACGCAGGGACTCGCGCTGCTCGTCCTCGACGCGCTCTGATCACGCCACGGGTCAGCGCGCGCTCTCCTCGACCAGGAGGATCCGGTTGCCGTCGGGGTCGCGGAAGTACGCCATCGGCGGCACCGGGCCTTCACCACCCATCACGTCCTCGAACTCGACCCCGCGCGAGCCCAGCTCCGCCATCGCCGCCTCGAGGTCGGGCGTGTCGAAGCCGAACGGCGACCTGCCACCGGGCTGCGGGTCGTCCTCGCCCATCGGCGGGACGAGGGCTATCACGGTGTAGGCGCCCGCTGGAGCCACCTCGACCCACCGGAAGCCCTCGCCGAACTCCGTGTCCGTGCGCACCTCGAAGCCCAGCTTGTCGCGGTAGAACGCGAGTGCGCGATCCTGATCCGTCACCGCGAGATAGACGGTGCCCACACCGGGGATGTGCTGGCCGGAGGCGGTCATGCGGATGCTCCCATCGAGTCGGAGCTGTCCACCCTAGCCAGCCGAGACTGGGGCAGACTGGCCGCATGACGCAGCCGGTGCAGGTGTTCCGACTCGACGACCTCGTCGCCGCCGACCCGACGCCGGGGATGGAGCGCAAGCTCGCGTTCGAGCTCCCGATGCTCTGGGCCGGCCAGGTCGTCACCGCCCCCGGCGCGGTCTCCGGCTGGCACCACCACGACGTCAACGAGTCCAGCCTCTACGTCGTCTCGGGCATCCTGCGGCTCGAGTTCGAGGGGTACGAGGGTCACCTCGACGCCCACGCCGGCGACTTCGTCCACGTCCCGGCGTTCACGGTCCACCGCGAGAGCAACCCGACCGACCTGCCGTCGCTCGCCGTGATCGCACGCGTCGGCGGCGGGATCCCCACGGTCAACGTCGACCGCTGATTCGGTCCCTTGTCTCTGGTTCTCCTCAAGGGTCCCGCAGGCCTCCCCCAAGGTTCGCCCTAGTCCCTTGTTGAGGTGGGACCCGCTTGCAAGTCTTCTCTCGTGGGGGCCGGAACACCGGTTCTGGAGCCCGGACCAGGAAGTGAGCACCATGAAGACCGCAACCGACATGCACTCCGTCGCGAATCCACGTCGCGTGACCTGGTCCGGGCAACCCCGCAACACCCAGGGCTGATCGCCCACCCAGACCCCGAGCGCCCGGTGTTCGGCCCGGACATGACCCCCGTGCATGTCCGACCGACACCGGGCGTTCGGCATGTCCGGGCCGACCCTGTGTCACGCCAGGCGCTTGATCCTCGCCATCATGGGGATGCTCGGAAAGTTCTCCGATCGAACCCGCTCGAGCAACAGCTCGACATACACGGGTACGTCCTCCGGCGT contains the following coding sequences:
- a CDS encoding VOC family protein, with the translated sequence MLAASDVIAFASTTDLARARSFYEATLGLPVVDESAYACVFDAHGTMLRVTAVAEVAHPGYTVLGWRVMDISEIVARLESRGVAFARYDGMGQDAHGVWTTPNGDRVAWFADPDGNVLSLTQFR
- a CDS encoding VOC family protein is translated as MTASGQHIPGVGTVYLAVTDQDRALAFYRDKLGFEVRTDTEFGEGFRWVEVAPAGAYTVIALVPPMGEDDPQPGGRSPFGFDTPDLEAAMAELGSRGVEFEDVMGGEGPVPPMAYFRDPDGNRILLVEESAR
- a CDS encoding cupin domain-containing protein codes for the protein MTQPVQVFRLDDLVAADPTPGMERKLAFELPMLWAGQVVTAPGAVSGWHHHDVNESSLYVVSGILRLEFEGYEGHLDAHAGDFVHVPAFTVHRESNPTDLPSLAVIARVGGGIPTVNVDR